Below is a window of Xiphophorus maculatus strain JP 163 A chromosome 19, X_maculatus-5.0-male, whole genome shotgun sequence DNA.
TACATTTACTTCGAGCTTGTGTTGTGATCGTgtagtaataattttttttagctgcactggtttaattattaatgtaatttctcagtttttactAAAATACATAGAGTGTGACATATTGAGCATAACTTTTGGCACACAATCTACaacacaaataacattttgttaagaggtttttgtctttattttttcccattctgattttatgagataaaaaaaaacagtttttactaaaATACTAACTTTTCAGTAGGTAAGATCGTAGTGAGATTCTTTCCTTTGactcttattttttttgacGTGCCATGGGAAATTAAAGCCGTGGCAGTGTGAGTGCAGCGTACACtgttaaatacataaacagtttaaatacataaacagcATGATCACCACACAAGCCAGAACACCACATATTTTTTGGACAACAGCAATATCAAAGCAAAGACCCATGAGACATTACTTAGTCCTAACCCACGGAGAAATAATGTTTCTGTGGTGACCCTTTGCAAAGTTCTTGCTACATCacacacaatattttattatccaTCAAATCCAGACTCACCTCCTAAAACTGAAGTTGCTTTGAGAAGATCCAGAGCTTGACTTCCAACACCAAAAATGAGGATGATAGTTGTGATACACACAGTCCCAGCCATCAATATATCCACAGTTTTTgtctaaataattttaataaatatgaattacttATGTTCTGCTGTTCTCTTCAGCCCAGTGTGGAGACTACAGAGATAATGCTGCCTCACCGgtggtttttctttctctctctgctgagGCAGGAGCTTGTCTTCGCTTTTAATACTGAGGACTGAGGAAAGGAAAGAGGAACCAAAGACTTATCTCAGGAAACCCACTAAAAAAAGGATGTTTCTTTACGTCACAAACAGTAAGAAGATCACaagaattttattaaatgttcgttttgtttttttcacagttaAAGATGTATTTGACATTagataaagaaaatatacaaatattcaCAAGCTACAGTTGGTTTAAAATGATAGAAAGTCCCTGTGACATCATCGCCTGCACTCCCAGGTACCTCTCTGTCCGTGTTTGTGCGTTTGTCGTCTCGACTCCAGATGAATATCACCGGCACGCACATGCAGTCCAGCCATTCAAACGTTTTTTGTATTGTCTTTGTGAGGCCGTGACAGCTTCTTGGGAGTCCATCCTGAGAGGGAGGAGCTGTGGAGGTTCCACATGAGGAGGCCGTCTCTGTGCATGCCGGTGCTGTGGTGTCCCCCCGCGGAGGTCCGCAGCGACGTGAAGGCCTTGCTGATCCAGTTGTTTTTTGCTTCCTGGAGATCGTTGGCTAGGACTCCCTTCCGGTGCTCCAGCTCCTAGGAAAGAAGATGCGGACAAAGCGCAACGGAAATGCTGTTGACTTTTCAGGGACAATAAGTTAGTCAAAAGAATATATACACATCTACAACTCTGGAGAAAAACAAGATCCCACTTAAAatgatgagtttctctgatttgactttttttttacaggtatatgtttgagtaaaataaacattgtttttctattCCATGAAccactgacaacatgtctccgagattaaaagcaaagattttgtgtttatttgcagaaaatgaaaaatagtcGAAGTAACAAAAAAGATGTAGTGCTTTCAGAgcccaaataatgcaaaaaaacaagttagaaacaacaataatgttTCATCACCAGTATTGTTAAAACACTTCTaacatagatagatagatagatagatagatagatagatagatagatagatagatagatagatagatagatagatagatagatagatagatagatagatagatagatagatagatagatagatagatagatagtttTTAGCAAATTGAGACATATGACAACATTACAGGATATGATTTCGTAAAAAGCATATATTGATTCatggaaatgaaataatttcctggaaaatgttgaaaattattcCTGGAAATTAGGCGCATTTACTGTAGTTCATCTTTGACAGTGTCAGGATTTCTAGCTCAAACCCTGACTAAGGTGAAACTGTCTCAACTTCctctcttttggttttcttatGTTGCTGCAACCCCATGAAAAGACTAAATCTCTATCGCAGATTATATAATTACTTTTCCTTGTGTTTGCATCTAAAGGCTTTTAGATGCAAACACATTAGGTTTGCTTACATTACATGTCATAGATTTGACCCTGATTGTTGATGTTTCTGTGTAAAGTGATTGTGGGACCTTTTGTGACTTTATGAGATTGTCTTGGTACATTAACCCTCTGGCTAGCTGTTAGCCTTCCGCTTCTCTGCACTTTGTCATCTTCCTACAGCAGATAAGGTGAATGTTACTGATAAGAATCCAAACTACTCCTTGAACAGGCGTCCACCGTCCAGCATATGTATTCTCTATAAGCAGCAACTTTTGTGTTTCTATCTGCAGAgtggaaatgtggaaaaagtgtcGGTGTGGAAACACAGGAATGCCCAAACGTCACTCTCTCATGGCTAATGATGAATCCACCAACATGATGAAACAAGAACAGTTTTGAGACAGAGGAACTGGACAAGATTTCAAGAAATTTCCACTTCTTCCTATTGCATTTCAGAAACCCTGTTGGGCTTTTATACTGCAATCGGTGTAAAATCTCTGTTATTGGCCAGGTCACACTTGGAAAAGAGACTTTTAATCTCAATGAGTTATttttcctggttaaataaaagatacatacatacatacatacatacatacacagtacagaccaaaagtttggacacactttctcattgaatccaatgagaaagtgtgtccaaacttttggtctaaTAATCAAAATAACTGATATACATCAGTTATTTTAGATTAtagctttatttcttttactggttttatatttttcgACCATATTTGAagcaaactaataaaataaaccaacataAACAGCCCTACCTTATTACAAGTAATGAGTTAGATTTTACTACCCATGTTGTTATTCTgtctttaaaggggcagtaacattattttccaggcacatagagccattttagcgcacaattaagtaactatattaccttcagttcttataaaaatgatgtatgtatcaaatgtgaaataaaagacaTCTAACTTTGGAGGTGCTGAGTGGGGCAAGGGATGctctgtgagaaaaaaaaacataacatgatataaaggtaaaacaaaaagtctgcTTTATGTAACCCTGTCCCCCCTTTAATGTAAATCCAGAATTGTGTTTCAGCAAACAACAAGTGGGGGAGGGGTGATACTCCATGTTTCAAACAACCTCATCATGCGTACTACATGGCAGAACACGCCTTAAAGTTTTGATCCTTATTAAAACCTTGACGGCTCTTGGCCGGTCTGCACATGTCCAGCCGCTCAAACAATCAGATTTTACCTGAATCTTGCAGTTGGCCTCCACCACCTGCAGCTTGGTCTGGGCCAgctccttctccagctctctGATCTGGGCCTTCAGAGACTCCTtctcctggtccttcctgttcccgacttcctgttgggggCTTTCGCCGGACTCCTGCCCGCCCGGTTCGGTCTCCACATGCACTGGTGCGGCGGCGCTGTGGCCTGCGGGGATCGATTCCGCAACGTGTCGACACTGGGAGCAAGCCTCTACCGTGCTCTAGAAGATGacaattagaaagaaaaagattgtacaccaaaaaaaaataaaaatgtatgagtgtaacataaaaataacataaaaagcaGACATCTGCAGCAAGAGTGGAGCACTCACCTTGAGTGCATCCAACTCCTCTCTGTGGGCGACTTCCTGCCTCTCCAGACGCGACGTCAGCTGAGAGCAGATCTGAGAGACAACGCATCCCGTTTCGACTTCATCAAACGAAACCTCCTCTAGTCACACCTACATACATCTGTGAGAACGCTGAAGGACACTCTGATTGCACAAACAGCGCCATCAATGGACTGGTACCTGTTTGTAGTCGGAGATGATACCGGACGATTTTTTTATCTCCTGCTCTGCCGTCTCCAGCTCTCTCCGAAACACTTCCTTCAGCTACAcaaaaaagacttttctttcTTACAACAGCCTGCAATAATTTTAGACACTGCAGTAtggatcaaaaaaaaaaaaaaatcctttcaccATGGCAGCTTCTTCCTCTTTGCCTCTTTTCTCGTCTTCAGTTGCCTGCAGTCGATGTTGGATCTTAAGAAGGTCTTTGGTTAGCTCGTCTACTCTGTCTTCTGCctgtgaaacatgaaaatagACTCAGATCCTCGCCTTTACAAGCTTGTTTCATTATATTTGTgatgccttgtaaaagtatccCCTTTCCTTCTTCACAGTTGGTAGGTATTCCCCTTCGATATGCAGTTTGACACGGCacacatgtggaagaaggtgctctttGTACCCTGACCCAACATGTCAGAGTACAAACACAGCATTAAAAACACACCACTCTCCACTGAGGAACACGGTGGTGGTAGAATCATGTTGAGAAAGGAAACGTGGTGAGAAGATTGATGAAGCTCAATACAGGAAAAGCTGTGTAAGAAAACCCAGTTTGCTATAAGTTGATCTATcttgtcaaaacaaaacaaaatacacgGAAAGCTGTGGCTGTACCTGGACAAACCTCAAACTTTTGACTGCTACTGTAAATATGGCCAGGCTGCATTTTAGATAGCTGGCAGAATAAATTGTATCCTAGGATGTGATGTAAATGAGGTCCTGAAATGCAAAACCTTTGCCTTTCTCAGTTTGACCTCTTAATAGTACCTCGTCTAGACAATTCCTCAAAGCAACCTTGCTGGTGATTAGTCTGTGGGCCAAGCTATCGTTTTCCTGCTCCAAGCGAAGGCTGGCCTGCTGGAGCCGCCggttttctttctgcaaattgcataaaaaaaagttctgttgagtttctgcagctgaagagagaaaatcaaattatttcagGAAAAAGAAGACTAGGACAGGAGTCGGTTCTGACCAAGTATTTGTCCACAGGGTCATCGTCCATGATCTGAAGCCGACTTTCCCCGAGTTTCACTTTCTTTGTGGGGACcttggaagaagaagaaggaggagaagaagaaaaaaagacacttctTGTTAATTTGGAAAACCTGACACGTTTGGATGAAATGGAGAAATCCATCTCTCCCAA
It encodes the following:
- the LOC102226558 gene encoding rab GTPase-activating protein 1-like, with the protein product MMQEVSMVTAYDANTIEQMSEEEILAYLVADTEPTFNVPTKKVKLGESRLQIMDDDPVDKYLKENRRLQQASLRLEQENDSLAHRLITSKVALRNCLDEAEDRVDELTKDLLKIQHRLQATEDEKRGKEEEAAMLKEVFRRELETAEQEIKKSSGIISDYKQICSQLTSRLERQEVAHREELDALKSTVEACSQCRHVAESIPAGHSAAAPVHVETEPGGQESGESPQQEVGNRKDQEKESLKAQIRELEKELAQTKLQVVEANCKIQELEHRKGVLANDLQEAKNNWISKAFTSLRTSAGGHHSTGMHRDGLLMWNLHSSSLSGWTPKKLSRPHKDNTKNV